From a region of the Haematobia irritans isolate KBUSLIRL chromosome 4, ASM5000362v1, whole genome shotgun sequence genome:
- the LOC142235742 gene encoding uncharacterized protein LOC142235742 has protein sequence MQEQIDEKVEKISRKKRSSLRIRKYYQKLFKYKKCVIANIEERDFDDRPYIKIRIEDEDFISLLDSGANRSVIGGELAISIQRKSEFVKCIGNVRTADGSRQTVVGSIQIEVKFREKNRMCEFLVVPSIRQNIICGYDFWKLFGLEITLPSVSTIESDTSTSSHIELTKEQQRRLEAVISIFPNSEVEGLGCTHLIVHEIDTGSAKPIKQRYYPISPAIERQLFGELDRMLTLGVIEEAPCSPWSSPTVVVIKPGKVRMCLDSRKLNSVTEKDAYPIPNIEGILSRLPPVHWISKIDLKDAFWQIRLRCHLGFVMPHKLFAG, from the exons atgCAAGAGCAAATAGATGAGAAAGTTGAGAAGATTTCAAGAAAGAAACGGTCATCTCTCCGTATTAGGAAGTactatcaaaaattgttcaaatataaaaaGTGTGTGATCGCAAATATTGAGGAAAGGGATTTCGACGACAGACCATACATCAAAATAAGGATAGAAGATGAAGACTTTATTTCATTACTTGACAGCGGAGCTAATCGGAGTGTAATAGGCGGAGAACTGGCGATATCTATTCAAAGAAAATCCGAGTTTGTAAAGTGTATAGGAAATGTTAGAACGGCAGACGGGAGTAGACAAACAGTAGTTGGATCTATacaaatagaagtaaaatttcgggaAAAAAATAGGATGTGTGAGTTTCTTGTAGTACCTTCAATTCGTCAGAACATAATATGTGGGTACGATTTTTGGAAGCTTTTTGGTTTGGAAATAACTCTTCCATCTGTAAGTACCATAGAATCAGATACATCTACGTCGAGTCATATTGAATTGACAAAGGAACAGCAACGTAGACTCGAGGcagttatttctatttttcctaACTCTGAAGTTGAAGGTCTGGGATGTACCCACCTCATTGTTCATGAAATCGATACAGGATCAGCAAAGCCCATAAAACAACGGTACTATCCGATTTCTCCCGCAATAGAAAGACAGCTTTTCGGAGAATTGGATAGGATGCTGACATTAGGGGTAATCGAGGAGGCACCATGTTCACCGTGGTCGTCGCCCACAGTAGTTGTGATAAAGCCGGGGAAGGTGCGCATGTGTTTGGATAGCCGAAAGCTTAACAGTGTTACGGAAAAGGATGCTTATCCTATCCCGAACATCGAAGGGATACTATCTCGACTCCCTCCGGTTCATTGGATATCAAAGATAGATTTGAAGGATGCCTTTTGGCAAATTCGCCTTA GATGCCATTTGGGCTTTGTAATGCCCCACAAACTCTTTGCCGGTTGA